A region from the Melospiza georgiana isolate bMelGeo1 chromosome 10, bMelGeo1.pri, whole genome shotgun sequence genome encodes:
- the LOC131087609 gene encoding intestinal-type alkaline phosphatase-like, whose translation MQLLASLSLCLCAGLGTAVIPAEEENPSFWNKQAAAAIEASLELQPRIHKAKNLIIFLGDGFGIPTITATRILKAQQQGKLGPETPLALDAFPYVALSKTYNVDRQVPDSAGTATAYLCGVKGNYQTIGVSAAARHSQCSTTFGNEVISVMERARRAGKAVGIVTTTRVQHASPSGTYAHVVNREWYADASMPQEARQQGCKDIAWQLVHNVDINVILGGGRKYMTPAGTPDPEYPADSSQNGIREDGNNLIDMWLQARPGARYVWNRTEMLAAAADPNVNYLMGLFEPADTKYNLVRNTTLDPSLTEMTEAAITVLSRNPKGFYLFVEGGRIDHGHHDGAAHKALTEAVEFDWAIERAGTMTDEDDTLTVITADHSHVFAFGGYTLRGSSIFALGQKKTTDGKNYTSILYGNGPGYPSGIRPDVDPETAMQYEYLPQAAVPLGSETHGGEDVAILAKGPMAHLFHGVQEQTYVAHAMAYAACIEPYTDCRQRNSGPGIRGSPLALLLPALLLPLFR comes from the exons ATGCAGCTCCTGGcatccctcagcctctgcctcTGCGCAGGGCTCGGCACCGCTGTCATTCCAG CGGAGGAGGAGAATCCATCCTTCTGGAAcaagcaggcagctgcagccatcGAAGCCTCCTTAGAACTCCAGCCGAGGATACACAAAGCCAAAAACCTCATCATTTTCCTTGGGGATG GATTTGGGATCCCCACCATCACAGCCACCCGCATCCTCAAGGCACAGCAGCAAGGGAAGCTCGGCCCTGAGACCCCTCTTGCTCTGGATGCTTTCCCCTACGTGGCTCTTTCTAAG ACCTACAATGTGGACAGGCAGGTCCCtgacagtgcagggacagccacagcctATCTCTGCGGGGTGAAGGGCAACTACCAGACCATCGGGGTGAGCGCGGCTGCCCGCCACTCACAGTGCAGCACTACGTTCGGCAACGAGGTGATCTCAGTGATGGAGCGAGCCCGCAGAGCTG GGAAGGCAGTGGGCATCGTGACCACGACGCGGGTGCAGCACGCATCACCCTCGGGAACCTACGCACACGTGGTGAACCGGGAGTGGTACGCAGACGCCAGCATGCCCCAGGAGGCGcggcagcagggctgcaaggACATCGCCTGGCAGCTGGTCCACAACGTCGACATCAAC GTGATCCTGGGTGGTGGTCGGAAATACATGACCCCCGCGGGGACACCGGACCCTGAGTACCCCGCCGACAGCAGCCAGAATGGGATACGCGAGGATGGCAACAACCTCATCGACATGTGGCTGCAGGCACGGCCG GGTGCCCGCTATGTCTGGAACAGGACAgagatgctggcagctgctgccgaCCCCAACGTGAATTATTTGATGG GTCTCTTTGAACCCGCGGACACAAAGTACAACCTGGTGCGTAACACCACCCTGGACCCGTCTCTCACCGagatgacagaggcagccatCACCGTCCTGAGCAGGAACCCCAAAGGCTTCTACCTCTTTGTGGA AGGTGGCAGAATCGACCACGGCCACCATGATGGTGCAGCCCATAAGGCACTGACAGAAGCAGTGGAGTTTGACTGGGCCATCGAGCGGGCAGGCACCATGACAGACGAGGATGACACCCTCACCGTCATCACCGCTGACCACTCGCATGTCTTCGCCTTCGGGGGCTACACCCTGCGTGGCTCCTCCATCTTTG ctctgggccAAAAGAAAACTACTGATGGGAAGAACTACACATCGATCCTCTACGGGAATGGGCCAGGATATCCCAGCGGTATACGGCCTGACGTGGACCCAGAAACAGCCA TGCAGTATGAATACCTGCCACAGGCAGCTGTGCCACTGGGTTCAGAGACCCATGGCGGTGAGGACGTGGCCATCCTGGCCAAGGGCCCCATGGCCCACCTCTTCCACGGGGTGCAGGAGCAGACCTATGTAGCCCATGCCATGGCCTACGCCGCCTGCATCGAGCCCTACACTGACTGCCGCCAGCGGAACTCCGGCCCCGGCATCCGCGGCagccccctggccctgctcctgcctgccctccttctgcccctcttCCGCTGA
- the LOC131087611 gene encoding intestinal-type alkaline phosphatase-like, translating into MQLLASLSLCLCAGLGTAVIPAEEENPSFWNKQAAAAIQTSLELQPRIHKAKNLIIFLGDGFGVSTITATRILKGQQKGKLGPETPLALDAFPYMALSKTYNVDRHVPDSAGTGTAYLCGVKGNYKTIGVSAAARYGECSTTFGNEVISVMERARRAGKAVGIVTTTRVQHASPSGTYAHVVDRNWYADASMPQEARQQGCKDIAWQLVHNVDINVILGGGRKYMTPAGTPDPEYPADSSQNGIREDGNNLIDMWLQARPGARYVWNRTEMLAAAADPNVNYLMGLFEPVDTKYNLVRNTTLDPSLTEMTEAAITVLSRNPNGFYLFVEGGRIDRGHHEGSPHKALTEAVEFDWAIERAGTMTDEDDTLTVVTADHSHVFTFGGYTLRGSSIFGLAPTKASDGKNYTSILYGNGPGYPGPDRPNVDPETAMHFDYQPQAAVPLESETHGGEDVAILAKGPMAHLFHGVQEQTYVAHVMAYAACIEPYAGCRQRNSGPSIRGSPLALLLPALLLPLFR; encoded by the exons ATGCAGCTCCTGGcatccctcagcctctgcctcTGCGCAGGGCTCGGCACCGCTGTCATTCCAG CGGAGGAGGAGAATCCATCCTTCTGGAAcaagcaggcagctgcagccatcCAAACCTCCTTAGAACTCCAGCCGAGGATACACAAAGCCAAAAACCTCATCATTTTCCTTGGGGATG GATTCGGGGTCTCCACCATCACAGCCACCCGCATCCTtaaggggcagcagaaggggaAGCTTGGCCCTGAGACCCCTCTTGCTCTGGATGCTTTCCCCTACATGGCTCTGTCTAAG ACCTACAATGTGGACAGACATGTCCCTGACAGTGCGGGGACAGGCACAGCCTATCTCTGTGGGGTGAAGGGCAACTACAAGACCATTGGGGTGAGCGCGGCCGCCCGCTATGGAGAGTGCAGCACCACATTTGGCAACGAGGTGATCTCAGTGATGGAGCGAGCCCGCAGAGCTG GGAAGGCAGTAGGCATCGTGACCACGACGCGGGTGCAGCACGCATCACCCTCGGGAACCTACGCACACGTGGTGGACAGGAACTGGTACGCAGACGCCAGCATGCCCCAGGAGGCGcggcagcagggctgcaaggACATCGCCTGGCAGCTGGTCCACAACGTCGACATCAAC GTGATCCTGGGTGGTGGTCGGAAATACATGACCCCCGCGGGGACACCGGACCCTGAGTACCCCGCCGACAGCAGCCAGAATGGGATACGCGAGGATGGCAACAACCTCATCGACATGTGGCTGCAGGCACGGCCG GGTGCCCGCTATGTCTGGAACAGGACAgagatgctggcagctgctgccgaCCCCAACGTGAATTATTTGATGG GTCTCTTTGAACCCGTGGACACAAAGTACAACCTGGTGCGTAACACCACCCTGGACCCGTCTCTCACCGagatgacagaggcagccatCACCGTCCTGAGCAGGAACCCCAATGGCTTCTACCTCTTTGTGGA AGGTGGGAGAATTGACCGTGGCCACCACGAAGGTTCACCCCACAAGGCACTGACAGAAGCAGTGGAGTTTGACTGGGCCATCGAGCGGGCAGGCACCATGACAGACGAGGATGACACCCTCACCGTCGTCACCGCTGACCACTCGCATGTCTTCACCTTCGGGGGCTACACCCTGCGTGGCTCCTCCATCTTCG GTCTGGCGCCTACGAAAGCCAGTGACGGGAAGAACTACACATCGATCCTCTACGGGAATGGGCCAGGATACCCTGGCCCTGACCGGCCCAACGTGGACCCAGAAACAGCCA TGCACTTCGATTACCAGCCACAGGCAGCTGTGCCACTGGAGTCAGAGACCCATGGCGGTGAGGACGTGGCCATCCTGGCCAAAGGCCCCATGGCCCACCTCTTCCACGGGGTGCAGGAGCAGACCTATGTAGCCCATGTCATGGCCTACGCCGCCTGCATCGAGCCCTACGCTGGCTGCCGCCAGCGGAACTCCGGCCCCAGCATCCGCGGCagccccctggccctgctcctgcctgccctccttctgcccctcttCCGCTGA
- the LOC131087612 gene encoding intestinal-type alkaline phosphatase-like translates to MASTSTSAICRSQELAKPQLPGSPLQPLVTGHVWDSGVRTSDAEKTPGYWNKGARRRLELALALQPAAQRAKNIILFMGDGMGLSTMSAARIYKGQLAGGSGEESVLAMETFPHVALAKTYTIDRQVPDSAGTGTAYLCGVKANAKTLGLSGAAVYGKCHTTFGNEVDSVLHRARLAGKSVGIVTTTRVQHASPGAAYAHSASRSWYADANMPREALQDGCKDIAFQLVHNTDINVILGGGRMYMTPRHTPDPEYPEDPDQNGTRKDGRDLIAEWLSAKQGAHYVWDKKGLDAVKDDSVSHLMGLFEPKDMKYELNRNTSTDPSIVEMTEKAIRILRRNPKGFFLFVEDDHIPRAGGRIDHGHHSGRAKQALMEAVMLDRAVARAGELTSPADTLTVVTADHSHVFTFGGSTPRGNSIFGLAPKKAKDKRAYTSILYGNGPGYSIRDGARPAASLPAAEDKDYRQQAAVPLETETHSGEDVVVLAQGPMAHLFHGVQEQHYIAHAMAYAACLEPYATEPGCRAARRASHGPRCSPQPLLALLALCMAALTGRG, encoded by the exons ATGGCCAGCACCAGCACGTCAGccatctgcaggagccaggagctggcCAAACCTCAACTGCCTGG CTCGCCGCTGCAGCCTCTGGTGACAGGACACGTGTGGGACAGTGGGGTAAGAACCTCTG ATGCTGAGAAGACCCCGGGCTACTGGAATAAAggtgccaggaggaggctggagtTGGCTCTGGCcttgcagccagcagcacagcgGGCCAAAAACATCATCCTCTTCATGGGTGACG GCATGGGGCTGTCCACCATGTCAGCAGCTCGGATCTACAAGGGGCAGCTGGCCGGTGGCTCGGGCGAGGAGAGCGTCTTGGCCATGGAGACCTTTCCCCACGTGGCCCTGGCCaag ACCTACACCATCGACCGGCAGGTGCCCGACAGCGCTGGCACGGGCACCGCCTACCTCTGTGGGGTGAAGGCCAACGCCAAGACCCTGGGCCTAAGTGGGGCAGCCGTCTATGGGAAATGCCACACCACCTTTGGCAACGAGGTGGACTCTGTCCTGCACCGGGCCAGGCTGGCGG GCAAGTCTGTGGGCATCGTGACGACCACGCGGGTGCAGCACGCGTCCCCCGGGGCAGCCTACGCGCACTCGGCCAGCCGGAGCTGGTACGCTGATGCCAACATGCCCAGGGAGGCCCTGCAGGACGGCTGCAAGGACATCGCCTTCCAGCTGGTGCACAACACTGACATCAAC GTGATCCTGGGCGGCGGGAGGATGTACATGACCCCCAGGCACACTCCGGACCCCGAGTATCCAGAGGACCCGGATCAAAATGGCACCAGGAAGGACGGTCGGGACTTGATTGCTGAGTGGCTGAGTGCCAAGCAG GGTGCCCACTATGTCTGGGACAAGAAGGGCCTGGATGCGGTCAAAGACGACTCTGTGAGCCACCTTATGG GCCTCTTCGAGCCCAAGGACATGAAGTATGAGCTGAACCGCAACACATCCACAGACCCCTCCATCGTGGAGATGACGGAAAAGGCCATCCGCATCCTGCGCAGGAACCCCAAGGGCTTCTTCCTCTTTGTGGAAGATGA CCACATTCCCCGTGCAGGTGGCAGAATCGACCATGGCCACCACAGTGGCCGAGCCAAGCAGGCGCTGATGGAGGCCGTGATGCTGGACCGGGCGGTGGCACGGGCAGGAGAGCTCACGTCCCCTGCTGATACCCTGACCGTGGTGACGGCCGATCACTCCCATGTCTTCACTTTTGGGGGCAGCACACCACGAGGCAACTCCATCTTTG ggctggcccCCAAGAAAGCCAAGGACAAGCGAGCCTACACCAGCATCCTCTATGGCAATGGTCCTGGCTACAGCATCCGTGATGGGGCCCGTCCAGCTGccagcctccctgctgcag AGGACAAGGACTACAgacagcaggcagctgtgcccctggaGACAGAGACTCACAGTGGGGAAGACGTGGTGGTGCTGGCCCAGGGCCCCATGGCCCACCTGTTCCAcggggtgcaggagcagcactacATCGCCCACGCCATGGCCTACGCCGCCTGCCTCGAGCCCTATGCCACAGAGCCCGGGTGCAGGGCAGCCCGCAGGGCCTCCCATGGCCCACGGTGCTCgccacagcccctgctggcCCTCCTGGCCCTCTGCATGGCTGCCCTCACAGGGAGGGGCTGA